In one window of Tellurirhabdus rosea DNA:
- a CDS encoding RagB/SusD family nutrient uptake outer membrane protein, whose amino-acid sequence MRLLRNILLSTVVTSMMVTGCNDDFLNTKPLDQVSQTAVWTDGALADAFVTEIYAGFGLGGFNEQMLASLTDEAIFTHPGRGITTITESRSNPADIGWVNGTLSWSNMYSRLRAANLALKNLEKPQFANTNGIVDRLKGEAKFLRAYYNHQLLRYYGSFPIVDRPFELGEADYLTPRNTWEECVNFIVKDLDESAEHLKGRTMARGRATTAAALALKSRVLLYAASDLHDIPTAKAKSATIAAFSKPELLGYLTGSRTERWTKARDAAKAVLDLPNLGNQLNLTAPLAREEAIQTYINTSMSRNGGERDMILGRYFINAKQEDGGRQGLFNGPNGYNNWAGNTPVQLLVDDYEMMDGTRFDWSKPEQAANPYANRDPRFYASVLYDGAQWKPRSSANQSRDPLGQIQTGRYEVTNATGQKTTHFGLDTRNSPIEDWNGSYTGYYFRKFIDANPAIVDQNTWQEVPWPILRYTEAVLNYVEACIELGQDAEARNWLNKIRFRSGMPAVTESGDALRQRYRNERRIEMAYEEQRYHDTRRWMIAPTTLGRKANGIAITGTLKPGKTMSVYRYDPTSYDYTYRVFEIDPGKENRSWNDKMYYLPIARDEMNRNNKLLQNPGF is encoded by the coding sequence ATGCGATTACTCCGAAATATTCTGTTGTCAACGGTCGTGACCTCCATGATGGTGACGGGCTGTAACGACGACTTTCTGAACACCAAACCGCTTGATCAGGTTTCTCAGACCGCCGTCTGGACAGATGGTGCCCTGGCCGATGCGTTCGTGACAGAAATTTACGCGGGCTTTGGCCTCGGCGGGTTCAACGAACAGATGCTCGCCTCCCTGACCGACGAAGCGATTTTCACCCACCCCGGTCGGGGAATTACCACGATCACCGAATCGCGGTCCAACCCCGCCGACATTGGCTGGGTAAACGGCACACTCTCCTGGTCGAACATGTATTCCCGCTTACGGGCTGCTAACCTGGCCCTTAAGAATCTGGAAAAACCGCAGTTTGCCAACACAAACGGCATTGTGGACCGTCTGAAAGGAGAAGCTAAGTTTCTGCGTGCCTATTATAATCACCAGTTACTACGCTACTATGGCAGCTTCCCGATTGTAGACCGGCCGTTTGAACTGGGTGAGGCCGATTACCTGACGCCGCGCAACACCTGGGAGGAGTGCGTAAACTTCATCGTCAAAGACCTCGATGAATCCGCTGAGCACCTCAAAGGACGCACCATGGCCCGCGGCCGCGCCACTACCGCCGCCGCGCTGGCCCTGAAGTCGCGCGTCCTGCTGTACGCTGCCAGCGACCTGCACGACATCCCGACCGCCAAAGCCAAATCGGCCACCATCGCCGCTTTCTCCAAGCCGGAACTGCTGGGTTACCTGACCGGTAGCCGGACGGAGCGCTGGACGAAAGCCCGCGACGCCGCCAAGGCGGTTCTCGATCTGCCCAACCTCGGCAACCAGCTCAACCTGACGGCCCCGCTGGCCCGCGAAGAAGCCATTCAGACGTACATCAACACGTCGATGTCGCGCAACGGCGGCGAACGGGACATGATCCTGGGTCGGTATTTCATCAACGCCAAGCAGGAAGACGGCGGTCGCCAGGGTCTGTTCAACGGCCCGAACGGCTATAACAACTGGGCGGGTAACACGCCCGTTCAACTGCTGGTCGACGATTACGAAATGATGGACGGAACCCGCTTCGACTGGAGCAAGCCCGAACAGGCCGCCAATCCGTACGCCAACCGTGATCCGCGATTCTACGCTTCGGTCCTCTACGACGGCGCCCAGTGGAAACCCCGCTCGTCGGCGAACCAGTCACGTGACCCGCTGGGACAAATCCAGACCGGCCGTTACGAAGTCACGAACGCGACGGGACAGAAAACAACGCACTTTGGTCTGGATACCCGCAACAGCCCCATCGAAGACTGGAACGGCAGCTATACGGGCTACTACTTCCGGAAGTTCATCGACGCCAACCCGGCCATTGTTGACCAGAATACCTGGCAGGAAGTGCCCTGGCCGATTCTGCGCTACACGGAAGCCGTCCTGAACTATGTGGAGGCCTGTATCGAACTCGGACAGGATGCCGAAGCGCGTAACTGGCTGAACAAAATCCGCTTCCGCTCGGGAATGCCCGCCGTTACCGAGTCGGGTGATGCCCTGCGCCAGCGCTACCGCAACGAGCGCCGGATCGAAATGGCCTACGAAGAGCAGCGTTACCACGACACCCGCCGCTGGATGATCGCGCCGACCACGCTCGGCCGTAAAGCAAATGGTATTGCTATTACGGGTACACTGAAGCCCGGCAAAACGATGTCTGTCTACCGCTACGACCCGACCAGTTACGACTACACCTACCGTGTCTTCGAAATTGATCCGGGTAAGGAAAACCGTTCGTGGAACGATAAGATGTATTATCTGCCGATCGCCCGCGACGAAATGAACCGGAATAACAAGCTGTTGCAGAACCCCGGTTTTTAA
- a CDS encoding SusC/RagA family TonB-linked outer membrane protein: MMCYLFFSTVVAALGQNLTVRGKVSDDGGQPLPGVSVVVKGTTTGTVTGPEGNYQLNVPSSNATLVYSFIGYMTKEVPVNNQSTIDLSLATDMKALNEVVVVGYGVQKKETVTGSVVSVKGEQLVKSPAVNLSNSIAGRLPGVVAVNRSGEPGYDGSAIRIRGSNTLNNNDALVVIDGIPARAGGLDRINPADIESISVLKDASAAIYGSRAANGVILITTKRGKSGKPELSYSFNQGWANPTVIPKLTNAAQYTSMLNDLDVYQLPVSEWQAATQAYKNTGAYTRPNGTVRNAPYSPEAIRKYADGSDPWNYPNTDWYDATLKDWSPQSRHNVQLTGGTENVKYLASLGYQNQDAFYKNSATGYKQYDLRLNLDANVNKYIHVSLGVLGREEFRRFPTKPASAIFRMQMRGKPQEQAFWPDGRPGPDIENGENPVVITTNLTGYDHDKRDYFQTNGQLDIKIPGVEGLKFTGTAAIDKLTRSTKRWETPWTLYQKGSGVDANGNPNLVASQRGPAEPRLSQSVENQLNILLGGILTYERKFGDHGLTLLAGTNRETIEGDNFNAFRRYFISPAIDQMFAGGDLEKNNGGGAFERARLNYFGRVAYNYKEKYLAEFLWRYDGSDIFPPATRYGFFPGVMLGWVVSEENFLKNSVPALNYLKLRGSWGQLGNDQIATYQYLSTYGFRSYIIGNVETKTLFEARVPNENITWEVANNANVGLEGQLFNGKINFEFDVFSNKRTNILWTRNASIPQTTGMTLPAQNIGEVANRGWEFNVGYQNQVGDFKYGISVNGGYAQNKILFWDEAPGAPDWQRTTGRPMYTYLVYEYDGVFKDQAAIDANTIDYKAIVNQLRPGDMKFKDYNGDGKITPDDQVRLNNTNVPLFQGGMNLTASYKNFDLTVLFQGAAGAKQYISSGEMGNIGNYLLDFYENRWTVENPSDVHPRIANRSDQYYSANNNTYWLRDADYIRLKNFELGYSLPANLTRKAGIGNFRVYVNGLNMLTFDKLKVFDPETSNATGQYYPQSKIINAGLTATF; encoded by the coding sequence ATGATGTGTTACTTGTTCTTCAGCACCGTAGTAGCGGCCCTTGGGCAAAACTTAACGGTTCGGGGAAAAGTATCCGACGATGGCGGTCAGCCGCTACCAGGTGTTAGCGTCGTTGTAAAAGGAACGACAACCGGTACCGTCACGGGTCCGGAAGGCAACTACCAGCTCAACGTTCCGAGCAGCAACGCAACGCTGGTTTACTCATTTATTGGTTACATGACGAAAGAGGTTCCCGTCAATAACCAGTCAACGATTGATCTGTCCCTGGCTACCGACATGAAGGCCCTGAACGAAGTGGTCGTCGTTGGTTACGGGGTTCAGAAAAAAGAAACCGTTACCGGTTCTGTCGTGTCGGTGAAAGGTGAGCAGCTGGTGAAATCGCCGGCCGTGAACCTGTCCAACTCCATCGCCGGCCGCCTGCCGGGCGTTGTGGCCGTCAACCGAAGCGGCGAACCCGGTTATGACGGGTCCGCCATCCGGATTCGCGGTTCCAACACGCTGAACAACAACGACGCCCTCGTCGTTATCGACGGCATTCCCGCCCGTGCCGGTGGTCTGGACCGCATCAACCCGGCCGACATCGAGTCGATTTCCGTCCTGAAAGATGCCTCGGCCGCCATTTACGGTTCCCGGGCCGCCAACGGCGTAATCCTGATTACGACCAAACGCGGTAAATCCGGCAAACCGGAGTTGTCTTACTCCTTCAACCAGGGCTGGGCCAACCCGACCGTTATTCCGAAGTTGACCAACGCGGCTCAGTATACGTCCATGCTGAACGATCTGGACGTCTACCAGCTGCCGGTTTCAGAATGGCAGGCAGCCACCCAGGCTTACAAAAACACCGGCGCCTACACCCGCCCCAACGGAACCGTTCGGAACGCGCCTTACTCGCCGGAAGCCATCCGGAAGTACGCCGACGGCTCCGATCCCTGGAACTACCCCAACACCGACTGGTACGACGCCACGCTGAAAGACTGGTCGCCGCAATCCCGGCACAACGTCCAGCTGACCGGCGGTACGGAGAACGTCAAGTACCTGGCTTCTTTGGGTTATCAGAACCAGGATGCCTTCTATAAAAACTCGGCCACGGGCTACAAGCAGTACGACCTGCGCCTGAATCTGGACGCGAACGTAAACAAGTACATCCACGTTTCACTCGGCGTTCTGGGCCGCGAGGAATTCCGCCGCTTCCCGACCAAACCGGCCAGTGCCATCTTCCGGATGCAGATGCGGGGTAAGCCGCAAGAACAGGCTTTCTGGCCCGACGGCCGCCCGGGCCCGGATATCGAAAACGGCGAAAACCCGGTGGTGATCACGACCAACCTGACGGGTTACGACCACGACAAGCGCGATTATTTCCAGACCAACGGACAGCTGGACATCAAGATTCCGGGTGTTGAAGGGCTGAAATTCACCGGTACGGCCGCTATCGATAAACTGACGCGGAGCACCAAGCGCTGGGAAACTCCCTGGACGCTGTACCAGAAAGGTTCCGGTGTCGATGCCAACGGGAACCCCAACCTGGTAGCCAGCCAGCGCGGCCCGGCCGAACCCCGTCTGTCGCAGAGCGTGGAAAACCAGTTGAACATCCTGCTGGGCGGTATCCTGACCTACGAGCGCAAGTTTGGTGACCATGGCCTCACGCTGCTGGCCGGTACGAACCGTGAAACCATCGAAGGTGACAACTTCAACGCGTTCCGCCGGTACTTCATCTCTCCGGCCATCGACCAGATGTTTGCCGGTGGCGACCTCGAGAAGAACAACGGCGGTGGTGCTTTTGAACGCGCTCGTCTGAACTACTTCGGTCGCGTAGCCTACAACTACAAAGAAAAGTATCTGGCTGAATTCCTGTGGCGCTACGACGGTTCGGACATTTTCCCGCCGGCTACCCGCTACGGTTTCTTCCCCGGTGTGATGCTTGGTTGGGTAGTGTCTGAGGAGAACTTCCTGAAAAACTCAGTTCCGGCGCTGAATTACCTGAAACTGCGTGGTTCATGGGGCCAGTTGGGGAACGACCAGATCGCGACTTACCAGTATCTGTCTACCTACGGCTTCCGCAGCTACATCATCGGCAATGTGGAAACCAAGACCCTGTTCGAAGCCCGCGTCCCGAACGAGAACATTACCTGGGAGGTGGCGAATAACGCCAACGTCGGTCTGGAAGGACAGCTGTTCAACGGCAAAATCAATTTCGAGTTCGATGTCTTCTCCAACAAGCGGACCAACATCCTCTGGACCCGGAACGCTTCCATTCCCCAGACAACCGGGATGACGCTGCCGGCGCAGAACATCGGCGAAGTAGCCAACCGGGGCTGGGAATTCAACGTCGGTTACCAGAATCAGGTGGGCGATTTCAAATACGGCATCAGCGTCAACGGCGGTTATGCACAGAACAAAATTCTGTTCTGGGACGAGGCTCCGGGTGCTCCGGACTGGCAGCGCACGACGGGCCGCCCGATGTACACCTACCTGGTGTATGAGTACGACGGTGTGTTCAAGGACCAGGCCGCAATCGATGCCAACACCATCGACTACAAGGCCATCGTCAACCAGCTGCGTCCGGGCGACATGAAGTTCAAGGATTACAACGGCGACGGCAAGATTACGCCCGATGACCAGGTTCGTCTGAACAACACCAACGTTCCCCTCTTCCAGGGTGGTATGAACCTGACGGCCAGCTACAAGAACTTCGACCTGACGGTTCTGTTCCAGGGAGCGGCCGGTGCCAAGCAGTACATCAGCTCCGGCGAAATGGGCAACATTGGTAACTACCTGCTGGATTTTTACGAAAACCGCTGGACGGTCGAAAACCCCAGCGATGTTCACCCGCGGATCGCCAACCGTTCGGACCAGTATTATTCGGCCAACAACAACACGTACTGGCTGCGTGATGCCGACTACATCCGTCTGAAAAACTTCGAACTGGGTTATTCGCTTCCGGCAAACCTGACCCGTAAAGCGGGCATAGGTAACTTCCGGGTGTACGTAAATGGTCTGAACATGCTGACCTTCGACAAGCTGAAAGTATTCGACCCCGAAACGTCGAACGCCACGGGCCAGTACTACCCGCAATCGAAAATTATCAACGCCGGTCTGACTGCCACTTTCTAA